A region of the Desulfurobacterium atlanticum genome:
CGTGGTATAGGTTTATATTTAGCTGCATGGTTGTCCTCCTGGTAGTGGTTTTGGTTTTCTGAAAATTTGAATGTTTAGTGCTCTTAATATTTTAACTACCAGGTGGGCAGCCTTTTTCCTTTGGTGTGGGTGGGGAGTATGTGTATACCTATGCAGGAACAATCTTGTAAAACTGCTTGATTTGGTAAGATAATGGTCGTAAAATCTGCCTGACTTTTTTCACGGAGAAGGTGTTTTGGATACATTTAAAGTTGTTTTTGTTGGAGATGTTGTAGGAAAGCCCGGAAGAAGGGCGCTTCATCTCTGGCTTGAAGAAAACAGGAGAAACATTGATTTTTGTATTGTTAATGGTGAGAATGCTGCAGCCGGATTTGGTATTACCGAAAAAATAGTTAAAAGTTTTATCTCCTGGGGAGTTGATGCTATAACTCTCGGTAATCACACATGGGATAAAAAAGAGATATATGATTTTATTGGAAAATATCCCCTTTTAAGGCCTGCAAATTATCCTGATAGAACTCCCGGGAAGGAGTTTTTAAAGTTTGATTTTGATGGTTTTTCGCTTTCTGTTTTAAGTATTATGGGAAGAGTTTTTATGGAATGTCTTGATAATCCTTTCAGAGTTTTTGATAAGTTATTTGTGGAATTTAAAGATTCTTTTGTTATTGTGGATTTTCACGGTGAAGCTACTTCTGAAAAGCAGGCTTTCGGGTTTTATGTTGACGGGAGAGCTGGAGCGGTTTTAGGCACTCATACCCACGTTCAGACAACAGATTTAAGACTTCTTCCAAGAGGAACACTTTATATTACGGATGTTGGAATGACAGGAGCTGTTGATTCTGTAATAGGAATGGAAATAAAAGAGAGTGTTGATAGGTTTGTTAAACAGCTTCCTGTGAGATTTAAGATTCCTGAGAAACCTGAGAAAATAAAATTTTCAGCGATTACTTTTGAGATTAATAAGCGATCTAAAAAGGTAGTTTCTTTTGAAAGGGTTGAAAGAATTTATATAAGAGGTGATGATGGCAACTATTCTTGATGGAAAGGCACTTGCACAGAAAATAAAAGAGGAACTTAGGGATGAGATTGAAAGATTAGAAGAAGCAGTTGGCAGAAGACCTGGACTTGCAGTTGTTTTAGTGGGAGATGACCCGGCAAGTAAAATATATGTTAAAAATAAAGAGAGAACCTGTGAAGAGCTTGGAATAAAATCTGTAGGTATCAGGAAACCATCTTCTATAACTCAGGAAGAGCTTGAAAGTATTATTGATGATTTAAATGGAAGGGATGATATTGATGGTATTCTTGTTCAACTTCCCATTCCAGAGCATCTTGATAGCCAGAAAATTATAAATCTTATATCTCCCTTAAAAGATGTGGATGGATTTCATCCTGTAAATATGGGAAAGGTTGTTCTTGGACTTTTTGATGAAGGATTGATGCCGTGTACCCCTTATGGAGTTATAAAAATTTTTGAAGCTTACGGAATAGAACTTCAAGGTAAAAATGCTGTTATGGTTGGTCACAGTAATATTGTGGGAAAGCCGCTTGCCAATATGATGGTTAATCTTAATGCCACTGTTTCTGTTTGTCATGTTTATACGAGAGATTTGAAATCTTATACAAAAGAGGCAGATATTCTTTGCGTTGCAACTGGAGTTCCGCATCTTATAAAAGAAGATATGGTTAAAGAAGGAGCGGTTGTTATAGATATAGGCATAAGCAGGGTAAACGGGAAAATAGTCGGAGACGTTGATTTTGAAAAAGTAAAAGGTAAAGTTTCTGCTATAACTCCGGTTCCTGGAGGAGTTGGTCCTATGACAATTGCGATGTTGATGTATAATACTGTAAAAGCTTTTAAAAGGAGAGAGGGGGTAGATTGAGGCATATACCTTATATAAATATAGAAATCTGTACCGGATGTGAAATTTGCGTTGATGTTTGTCCTGCGGATGTCTTTGAGATGAGTGAGATTGGGAAAGCGGTTGTAATTAATCCTGATAGTTGTACAGGATGTCTTTTATGTGAGGAGAACTGTCCGACAGATGCTATTGAAATAAAGCTTATTGAATAAAGAGGTAGATTATGAGTTTAAAGCAGGTACTTTATTCTGTGTTTGTTGCTGCTTTGATTTTGGCAGTGTCTCTTTTTGCACTTATGAATCTTCAAGATGTAACAGTTGTTATTCCGTTTTTAGGAGAGTATCAAACAAAACTTTTTATGCTTATTGTAGTTTCTTATATTGCAGGATTTTTAACAGCTGCTTTTCTGTCTTTGCTTACCCGTCTTTTCAGTATTCCTTCAAGGAGGAAAAAGGAACGTGAGAATAGACCTGTTTCTGAAACTGTCAAGAGTGGTGAAACGAAGGAATCAGGGGAAGATTCTTTGTGATGAAGGGGTTGTTAGAGTAAACGGGACTGTGGTTAAAGCTTCAAAAGAGATAAAGGTCGGTGATGTTGTTGAAATAGATACTGTAAATAGGTTTTTAAAATTTAGAATAGAAGAGGTTCCATCAAGAAAAACTGTTTCAAAAAAGAAAGCAAAAGAGTTGATTTCTGTTCTTGAAGATAGAAGAAAATCCATTTCCGATATAATTGACCTTATTTAATTTTTCCGGGAGGAAATTTATGTTTCTTGAAGATATCATTGAAAATTTTGATAAGAAAGGTGATAAAGAGATTCTT
Encoded here:
- a CDS encoding TIGR00282 family metallophosphoesterase — protein: MDTFKVVFVGDVVGKPGRRALHLWLEENRRNIDFCIVNGENAAAGFGITEKIVKSFISWGVDAITLGNHTWDKKEIYDFIGKYPLLRPANYPDRTPGKEFLKFDFDGFSLSVLSIMGRVFMECLDNPFRVFDKLFVEFKDSFVIVDFHGEATSEKQAFGFYVDGRAGAVLGTHTHVQTTDLRLLPRGTLYITDVGMTGAVDSVIGMEIKESVDRFVKQLPVRFKIPEKPEKIKFSAITFEINKRSKKVVSFERVERIYIRGDDGNYS
- the folD gene encoding bifunctional methylenetetrahydrofolate dehydrogenase/methenyltetrahydrofolate cyclohydrolase FolD, which produces MATILDGKALAQKIKEELRDEIERLEEAVGRRPGLAVVLVGDDPASKIYVKNKERTCEELGIKSVGIRKPSSITQEELESIIDDLNGRDDIDGILVQLPIPEHLDSQKIINLISPLKDVDGFHPVNMGKVVLGLFDEGLMPCTPYGVIKIFEAYGIELQGKNAVMVGHSNIVGKPLANMMVNLNATVSVCHVYTRDLKSYTKEADILCVATGVPHLIKEDMVKEGAVVIDIGISRVNGKIVGDVDFEKVKGKVSAITPVPGGVGPMTIAMLMYNTVKAFKRREGVD
- a CDS encoding 4Fe-4S dicluster domain-containing protein codes for the protein MRHIPYINIEICTGCEICVDVCPADVFEMSEIGKAVVINPDSCTGCLLCEENCPTDAIEIKLIE
- a CDS encoding lipopolysaccharide assembly protein LapA domain-containing protein — its product is MSLKQVLYSVFVAALILAVSLFALMNLQDVTVVIPFLGEYQTKLFMLIVVSYIAGFLTAAFLSLLTRLFSIPSRRKKERENRPVSETVKSGETKESGEDSL
- a CDS encoding S4 domain-containing protein; amino-acid sequence: MKRRNQGKILCDEGVVRVNGTVVKASKEIKVGDVVEIDTVNRFLKFRIEEVPSRKTVSKKKAKELISVLEDRRKSISDIIDLI